The Setaria italica strain Yugu1 chromosome IX, Setaria_italica_v2.0, whole genome shotgun sequence genome has a window encoding:
- the LOC111258459 gene encoding uncharacterized protein LOC111258459, whose protein sequence is MVLQSLKSRIFDDASKYTTKWLRELPYVIWGLRTQKSPATGYTPFFLVYGSGAVLRIDVAFGAPQIQYYKEREAKKSRQVDIDSREEHPVAALIQHVQHELQIQRYHDRNVLECSFNFGNLMLRWIQSTKDMHKLLVPREESFIVKEVIQPGTYRLQSADGSGIPNPWNIQHLRRLYP, encoded by the coding sequence atggtcctccaatccCTCAAGTCTCGCATCTTTGACGACGCATCCAAGTACACCACCAAATGGCTCCGCGAGTTACCCTACGTCATTTGGGGCCTTCGCACCCAAAAGAGTCCGGCCACCGGCTACACCCCATTCTTTCTCGTCTACGGCTCAGGGGCTGTACTACGAATAGATGTAGCCTTTGGTGCCCCACAGATTCAATACTACAAGGAAAGGGAAGCAAAAAAGAGTCGGCAGGTTGACATCGATAGCCGGGAAGAGCATCCTGTGGCGGCCCTCATCCAGCATGTGCAGCACGAGCTGCAGATTCAACGTTACCACGATAGGAATGTCCTGGAATGCTCATTCAACTTTGGCAACCTAATGCTCCGCtggatccagtccaccaaggacatgcacaagttgTTAGTCCCAAGGGAGGAGTCCTTCATCGttaaagaagtcatccagcctGGCACTTACCGGCTGCAGTCGGCGGACGGCTCAGGCATCCCTAACCCGTGGAACATTCAACACCTGCGACGCTTATACCCTTAG